AGTATAAAAGAAAATACCTTTACACTTCCGCTTATTTTAGATGGGAAAATTCAACAAGAAAATTTATCGAAAATCAATCAAACCATTCATTGGTTAAAAGAGGAATTAAAGAAAAAGGGTTACGAAAACATTGAAGATATATCATTTTGTAGTTATCAAAATGGTGAATTTTACATTGATGAAAAAGACCCTCGTTAAATACGAGGGTCTTTTTCTATCCAATTTTTATTTTAACCAAGTGCGTAAAAACGGAATGCGTTGTAAGTCTTCTTTTCGTAACAAACGTAGAGCAAATAGCAAAAGGCAGTAAAAAATGGTGGTTAATGTTACGGAACTTAGGAGGTTTCCGATTAGGTTGACCATTGATAAGTGGTTAATGAGCCATTTTCCAACTAAACTACTGGCCACAACAATCAAGATAAATTTTACATAATCAGAAACGACAATGGTCATAGGGACGACTTTTAACACCGTTACAAAATGTAACAAAGTTACAAGAACAAAGCCAGTAATAATACCAAGGGCTGCACCATGTATACCAAACATCGGTTGGGAAGCTAGAATGAAAATTGTACCAATCTTGACAATGGCCCCTATAAAGCTATTAATCATTCCTGCTTTTGCTAAGTTCAGGGCTTGTAAAACGGCTTGCAATGGCCCTTGATAATAATAAAAGATGAAGAACGGAGCCATAAGTTGTAGTAAGGCAACACCACTTGTAGAATTATACATCAATTTCATAATTGGTGTTGCAAACGTATACAAGACTACGACTGCTATCCCCCCTGTAAGAAGGGCAAATCGTAATGCTTGTTGAACACGATGCTCGACCGTTTGATAATGTTTTTGGGCGTACGCTTCGCTAATGGCCGGGACAAGACTCGTCGAGAGTGAATACGTAATAAAAGAAGGTAGCATCAACAGCGGAAGAGCGTAACCTGTTAACACTCCGTATTGTTTGGTTGCTTCTGTAGCAAGTACACCAGCAATCGCTAGGCTATGAACGACAACAATTGGTTCGAAAAACCAAGAAATCGACCCAATAAGTCGGCTTCCTGTAGCTGGTAAAGCGATGCTCATTAGTTCAAAAAATGTATGTTTCCCTTTGAGAAAATATTGGAAAAATTGACGGCGTAACCGAAATTTTTTCCGAAGTTTAAACATCGTTACCAAATAGATAAGTGAAGCAAGTTCACCGATGATCGATGCGAGCATCGCTCCCGCCGCTGCGTATTCAATTCCAAGCGGTAAAAAGGCTTTCGTTAAAACAGCAATTAATGTAATACGAACAAGTTGTTCTAAAATTTGTGAAATAGCCGCAGGTTTCATGTTTTGGCGGCCCTGAAAATAACCACGAATGACAGATGAGACAGCAATAATGGGAATGATTGGCGAGATGGCCGCTAAAGGGTAGTACGTCCGCGGATCTGTATAAAGTGTTTCGGCTAAAAATGGTGCTAGTAAGATGAGGCCTGGTGTAAATAAAAGCGACAGAGTTAACGTCGTTGCCAACGAGACGACTAAAATTTTTTTCACTTTGCGATAATCGTGTTGTGCAAGGGCTTCGGCGACAAATTTTGAGATGGCCACCGGAAGTCCTAACTGGGTAATCGTGATGACTAAAATAAGGGTTGGAAAGGTCATCATAAAGAGACCGACCCCTTCTTCACCGATAAATCGGGCCACTATTATTCGATTTATAAACCCTAAAATTCTAGTAATTAGACCTGCCGCCATAAGGATGATCGTACCTTTTAGGAATTTAGACATACGACTCCCTGCCTTCTCAAAAATGGAAAATTCATATACAATGATATATATGCATGAAGTAGGACAAAGAATGACAAGCGACCTTATTTCTATATTGCACTATTTAGTGTACCGTCGTTTAAATGGAGTTTTCTTTATTTTCAAAAAAATAATTTGTGAAGACAGGGGAGATGTTATGCAAGGTCATCCTTATGAGAAATATTTTGAACAGTTAAAGCCTGCACTTCTTAGTAAAGTCGAGGAGTTTGAAGTTCTTGGTTATGATGATGTAACGACCGATCAACTGTGGACGTATTTGTTAAGAAAAAAATGGAAAAATGTGAAGGAAGAAAAAAAATTATTTCAATTAGTGAATGATATATTGTCTATTAAACCGACCGAATACATGACGTTTGCCACCGTAGAAGCGTACCGATCTCCGAATTGGTTCGTCGATTTAGATGAAGAAGAGTTGCGAGAGTTGTTACGCTCAAAGCCTAGGGGCAAAATTTGACAGCTTTCATTATCTACTCCATAATGTAAATGGAAAATTAGGCAGCTTGTTGTGGTACATAACTAAGGAGGAACTTAGCATAATGGTAAAACGAAGTCGCATTGTGGCGTTCTTTCTCATTCTTCTTTTATTAGCAAGCGGAATGGGAATGACAACGTCCAACATCTTGAACAATATGAAACTAGGCCTAGATTTGCAAGGTGGATTTGAAGTTCTTTACGAAGTCTACCCAATAAAAGAGGGGCAAAAAATTGATAAAGATACCATTACAAATACCATTCAAACGTTAGATAAACGGATTAATGTACTTGGTGTAAGCGAACCGATTATCGAACCAGAAGGTGATAATCGGATTCGAATCCAGCTTGCGGGTGTGGAAGATCAAAACGAAGCGAGAGAATTGTTAGCTACCCAAGCTAATTTAACGTTTCGTGATGTAAATGATAACTTGATGTTAGACGGTTCCGATTTAAAAGAAGGTGGAGCGAAACAATCGTTCACGGAAACCGGTCAACCTAACGTCGTTGTTCAATTAAAAGATGCTAATAAGTTTAAAGAAGTCACACAAAAAATTTCAAGCATGCCATATCCAGACAATCGTCTTGTTATTTGGATGGATTTTAAAGAAGGGGTTGACTCGTTCCGCGAAGAAGAAGGAAAAGCCAATCCGAAATTCGTTTCCGCACCGTTTGTTGAGCAAACGTTTAACACAACAGAAGTTACCATTCAAGGGAGCTTTACAGTAGAAGAAGCGCAAAACCTTGCAGCGATTTTAAATGCAGGTGCACTTCCTGTAGAACTAAAAGAAATTTACTCCACTTCCGTTGGTGCAAAATTTGGTGAAAAAGCGCTTGAGACAACGGTATTTGCCGGTATAATCGGTATTTTAGCAGTGTATTTATTTATGATTTTTTATTATCGTTTTCCTGGAGTTATCGCTACAATCACATTGTCCATATACATTTATTTAATTTTGTTAATATTCGATTGGATGAATGCGGTGTTAACCCTTCCTGGAATTGCAGCTCTTATTTTAGGGGTCGGAATGGCTGTTGACGCCAACATCATTACGTATGAGCGAATTCGTGAAGAAATTAAAGTTGGAAAACCGATTCGTTCAGCATTTGAAGCTGGTAACAAACAGTCATTTATGACGATTTTGGATGCGAATGTGACCACCATTTTAGCTGGTATTGTTCTTTTCATTTATGGAACGAGCTCTGTTAAAGGGTTTGCGACGATGCTCATTGTCAGTATTTTAACAAGCTTTTTAACAGCTGTTTTCGGTTCACGTTTCTTATTAGGATTATGGGTAAAGAGCCGTTTCTTAAAGGACAAGCCACATTGGTTTGGCGTGAAACGCTCCGATATTCACGACTTAGCGGAGAACATGGATACACTTGATTTACCAACCAAATTTGACCGGTTCGACTTTGTGGCGAAGCGTAAAATGTTCTTTATTATTTCTTCCTTGCTCATTGCAGCAGGAATCGCTGTGATAGGAATTTTCCGTTTAAATTTAGGAATTGATTTTGCAAGCGGATCACGAGTCGAATTAACAAGTGATTCCCCATTAACGATGGAAGAAGTGTCAAAAGAACTAGAGGAGGTTGGTTTTGCCTCTGATAATATCATTTTATATGGAGACCAAAACGAAACCGCCGTCGTTCGTTACAAAACGGTATTGCAAAAAGATGAAATAAGTAAAATAAAATCACATTTTAAGGACAAATACGGTATCGAACCAAATGTAAGTACCGTTTCTCCAATCGTTGGTAAAGAGTTAGCGAAAAACGCACTTAAAGCATTAGCCATCGCCTCCATTGGTATTATTCTCTATGTCACGCTTCGATTTGAGTGGTCGATGGCCTTAGCCGCTATTGTGGCGCTATTACACGATGCTTTCTTTATTATCGCATTCTTCAGCTTAACGCGTTTAGAGGTAGATGTCCCATTCATTGCTGCCGTGTTAACCATCGTCGGCTATTCCATTAACGATACGATCGTTACGTTTGACCGAATTCGCGAAAATATGCGTCGTAAAAAACGCTTTAAATCGAACGAGGATATTGCTGAAGTGGTGAATCGCAGCTTGCGACAAACGATGTCTCGTTCCATTAATACGGTGTTAACAGTTATCCTAACAGTAATTGCTTTACTGTTATTTGGAAGTAATTCAATTCAAAACTTCTCTATTGCATTACTCGTAGGTTTAATTTCAGGTACGTATTCGTCCCTATTTATTGCTGCCCAACTCTGGTATGTTTTAAAAAGTAAAGAACTAAAGAAAAAAGGGACAATTAAAACGTACAAAGAAAAGCGTACATGGACAGATGAACCACAAGTATAACAAAATCGGGGGATGGCCCCGATTTTATTTTTATCCCACCTTAACGGGATTAAGATCCCACAATGAAACAAAAGAAGATTGGATGGGGATCAACTGCCCGTAAAGGTCCGATAAGTTGAACTAACCATCAGTGGGGGATTAAGCCCCCTACTGATAGGAGTTTTACTTTATCTGAGCGAAGAAGATTCCTATATTTATTTTCTTTGGAAAAGAACATAGGCATTTCTCGTCAAATCGGGTACACTACAGGTGAGGAAGTGGGAATGGAAAGGAGTCTAAAAAGTGTCAACAGAAGAGCGTTTCAAAAAAGCAGAGCAGGCAGCCATGATTGGCGTTATCGGCAATATCGTCCTAGCTGTGTTAAAATGGCTGGCTGGTTGGTACGGTAATAGTAAAGCATTGATGGCTGACGCGATCCATTCCGCTTCGGATGTAGCTGGTTCATTAGCTGTATGGATTGGACTAAAAGCAGCTAAGCAACCTCCTGATGAAGATCATCCATACGGACATGGAAAAGCAGAATCGATTGCGGCGATTATTGTAGCCGTTCTATTATTCCTTGTCGGTATCGAAATTGGTATTTCGTCCATTGAATTGTTTTTTCACCCGTTGGAAGCGCCGACAACTATTGCAATCGTCGTCGTTATAGTTTCCATTTTAGTCAAAGAAGGAATGTTTCAATATAAATATCGTTTAGGAAAAATGCTTAATAGTGATGCGTTAATTGTGAACGCATACGAACATCGTTCTGACGTGCTATCTTCGTTAGCTGCCTTGATTGGTATTTCCTTATCCATGCTAGGGGGATACTTTCATATCGAATGGCTTGTATATGCGGATCCGGTAGCAGGAGTTGTTGTAGCTATTTTTATTATGAAAATGGCGTGGAAGCTTGGATACGATTCCATTCATAACACGATGGATCACGTCCTTCATGAAGAAGAAGCAATGGAGTTGCGAAGAATTGCTGCATCCGTTCCTGAAGTAAAAAAAGTGGATGAACTGCATGCTCGTGAACATGGTCACTATGTCATTATTGATTTGAAAATATCGGTTGATCCAAATATGACCGTAGAAGAAGGGCATCGCGTTGGGAAGAAAGTTAAAAAGGAATTGCTAAAAGTCCCTCATGTCCATGATGTCTTAGTACATATTAACCCGTTTAATCCTGATGACTAAGAGGGATGCTAATAGGTAAATCGTTCATTATTGAGAAAGCGTAGTCGATGAACACTACGCTTTTTTTCGTACTTTCAGAAAGAAGATAGTTCCTAGCATGATAAACAAACGATGGCTTAATAGTTGAACGTACGACATTTCATTGAAACAACGTAATCACTCCTGTATAATAAGATAGGCTGAGGGGTGAACGTATGTTAAAGTCAAAAACCCGTTGGATTGTTCGGCATTCTAACGAAAGTACTGCCAAAAAATTGGCGAACGAATTAAATATATCGGAAATATTAGCATCCTTACTTTTGAATAGAGGAATTACCGACCGTGACGAAGCACGGCGCTTTTTATTTGACGAAGGGGAGTCCTTTCACGACCCTTTTTTGTTCCCCGATATGAAAAAAGCTGTTGAACGTATTCAACAAGCTATACATCTGCAAGAAAAAATACTCGTTTATGGGGACTATGATGCGGATGGTGTCAGTAGTACGGTCATAATGATGACGGTTTTACGGGATTTAGGTGCCAATGTGGAATATTATATTCCCGACCGATTCACTGAGGGATACGGTCCAAATGAACAAGCTTTTCGTCTGGCCGCTGAACAAGGTGTTAAATTAATTATTACCGTAGACACCGGCATTGCAGCTGTTAACGAAATTCGGCTAGCTAATGAGCTTGGAATGGATGTGATCTTAACGGATCATCACGAACCGGGGCCTGTTCTTCCAGATGCTTTGGCTATCATCCACCCGAAAATTCCTAACTGCCCGTACCCCTTTTCCGATTTGGCTGGTGTAGGAGTTGCTTTTAAATTAGCGCATGCGTTGTATGGAGAAGTTCCTACACACTTACTTGACATTGCTGTCATCGGGACGATTGCTGATTTAGTTCCCTTACAT
The window above is part of the Bacillus sp. (in: firmicutes) genome. Proteins encoded here:
- a CDS encoding post-transcriptional regulator → MQGHPYEKYFEQLKPALLSKVEEFEVLGYDDVTTDQLWTYLLRKKWKNVKEEKKLFQLVNDILSIKPTEYMTFATVEAYRSPNWFVDLDEEELRELLRSKPRGKI
- the secDF gene encoding protein translocase subunit SecDF yields the protein MVKRSRIVAFFLILLLLASGMGMTTSNILNNMKLGLDLQGGFEVLYEVYPIKEGQKIDKDTITNTIQTLDKRINVLGVSEPIIEPEGDNRIRIQLAGVEDQNEARELLATQANLTFRDVNDNLMLDGSDLKEGGAKQSFTETGQPNVVVQLKDANKFKEVTQKISSMPYPDNRLVIWMDFKEGVDSFREEEGKANPKFVSAPFVEQTFNTTEVTIQGSFTVEEAQNLAAILNAGALPVELKEIYSTSVGAKFGEKALETTVFAGIIGILAVYLFMIFYYRFPGVIATITLSIYIYLILLIFDWMNAVLTLPGIAALILGVGMAVDANIITYERIREEIKVGKPIRSAFEAGNKQSFMTILDANVTTILAGIVLFIYGTSSVKGFATMLIVSILTSFLTAVFGSRFLLGLWVKSRFLKDKPHWFGVKRSDIHDLAENMDTLDLPTKFDRFDFVAKRKMFFIISSLLIAAGIAVIGIFRLNLGIDFASGSRVELTSDSPLTMEEVSKELEEVGFASDNIILYGDQNETAVVRYKTVLQKDEISKIKSHFKDKYGIEPNVSTVSPIVGKELAKNALKALAIASIGIILYVTLRFEWSMALAAIVALLHDAFFIIAFFSLTRLEVDVPFIAAVLTIVGYSINDTIVTFDRIRENMRRKKRFKSNEDIAEVVNRSLRQTMSRSINTVLTVILTVIALLLFGSNSIQNFSIALLVGLISGTYSSLFIAAQLWYVLKSKELKKKGTIKTYKEKRTWTDEPQV
- the spoVB gene encoding stage V sporulation protein B, which encodes MSKFLKGTIILMAAGLITRILGFINRIIVARFIGEEGVGLFMMTFPTLILVITITQLGLPVAISKFVAEALAQHDYRKVKKILVVSLATTLTLSLLFTPGLILLAPFLAETLYTDPRTYYPLAAISPIIPIIAVSSVIRGYFQGRQNMKPAAISQILEQLVRITLIAVLTKAFLPLGIEYAAAGAMLASIIGELASLIYLVTMFKLRKKFRLRRQFFQYFLKGKHTFFELMSIALPATGSRLIGSISWFFEPIVVVHSLAIAGVLATEATKQYGVLTGYALPLLMLPSFITYSLSTSLVPAISEAYAQKHYQTVEHRVQQALRFALLTGGIAVVVLYTFATPIMKLMYNSTSGVALLQLMAPFFIFYYYQGPLQAVLQALNLAKAGMINSFIGAIVKIGTIFILASQPMFGIHGAALGIITGFVLVTLLHFVTVLKVVPMTIVVSDYVKFILIVVASSLVGKWLINHLSMVNLIGNLLSSVTLTTIFYCLLLFALRLLRKEDLQRIPFLRTWLK
- a CDS encoding cation transporter; the encoded protein is MSTEERFKKAEQAAMIGVIGNIVLAVLKWLAGWYGNSKALMADAIHSASDVAGSLAVWIGLKAAKQPPDEDHPYGHGKAESIAAIIVAVLLFLVGIEIGISSIELFFHPLEAPTTIAIVVVIVSILVKEGMFQYKYRLGKMLNSDALIVNAYEHRSDVLSSLAALIGISLSMLGGYFHIEWLVYADPVAGVVVAIFIMKMAWKLGYDSIHNTMDHVLHEEEAMELRRIAASVPEVKKVDELHAREHGHYVIIDLKISVDPNMTVEEGHRVGKKVKKELLKVPHVHDVLVHINPFNPDD